The Gossypium hirsutum isolate 1008001.06 chromosome D02, Gossypium_hirsutum_v2.1, whole genome shotgun sequence region TGTTatcacttaaaaaatatatttttctttccgTTTTAAGAATATTTATCTATTCTTATAGCACGTTTTTTAGTCTTGTTTATATAAATAACCTtaattttacaagtgattttatagatgattttgttgtttgatgaatactaatcttttttcaatttttatccaCCATTTTGGGTCATTCGTAGTTAATTTTCTTATGGCATTAAGTGGTTTTGCCAtcactctctctctctatatatccGTGGATATCATCTTGCTGCTGTGACTTACTTTTCTACCATATTTCTCTTCTGCTTTACCCAAACTCTGTTTGAATCTCACCTTCTTTCATGGCTTCTTCTTTTTCCGAAACCGCCTTGAATTTGTTACTATCCTGCGCTGAAGCTATTGAAGATGGGGATCTGAAAAGCGCCGATGCGTTCCTTCACGATATTTTGATTCTTGCTGATCAGAGACCCTACTGCTCTCGAGATGAAAGCAGAGTGGTGAAATACTTTGCGGACGCTCTGGTTCGCCGAGCCTACGGACTGCATCCTGCTTCTTCCTCCCTCACTTTCCATGTGCATCCTGCACCATATTATCATTATAACAGCTACCATATTAATGGCGTCATAGAAAAAGTTATCGGTGATGCTTTCATGGGAAACAGGCGATTGCACCTCATTGATTTCTCCATCCCGTATTACAGGTTTCAGAATTCAGTTCTTCGTACACTACCGAGCTTCTTCGGCGATCCTCTACCCGTCCGTGTAAGTTACATACTTCCACCATTTCTGAAAGCATATGTAGAGTTCTCACGCCAAATGGAGTTTTTGACTAAGGATGCCAAGGAAGTTAATGTAAAGTTGGAGGATGAGTTGAAAGTGGTTTATGGCAATAGTTTGGCAGAAgtgaatgaatgtgaaatggATTTCAAAAGAAGAAGAGATGATGAAATGGTGGTGGTTTACTATAAATTTAAACTTGAGAAGTTGGTAAGAGATGCAGAAGCAACGGAGAGAGAGTTAGTAAGATTGAAGGAGATAAATCCGATGATTGTAATCATGCTAGACTTTTATTCTAATCATACCCACTCCAATTTCTTGACATGTTTCAAGGATTCAGTTCAGTATTCCTTGAAGACTTACTGGGCGCAGTGGGACAATTATCTTCATTGGGAGTATGGGTGGGAGTGCAACATAGAGGCAGGGGAAGGTAATAATATAATTAGGCGGCACCCAAGTTTGACAGAATGGCAACATCTCTTTTCAATGGCTGGCTTTAGTCGAATTCCATTAAACCACAGGAAAGATAATCTTAGCGTTGAGGATGAAAGTTGGTTAGAAATAATGGGGGAGGAAGAAGAGTGTTTGATTTTAGGTAACAAGGGATGTCCAATGTTTTTCTTATCGGCATGGAAACCCAAAGTTGAAGATGGACACTTCAATTTCATTTCCACCAACCATAAGTTTGGACAAGgtattcttttttcttcttttcttttcttttctttttttaaactaTATAATAATTTTACAGTAATTGATGGTTGAACCaccaaattattaatttattgattCCATCAATTgcttttgatttgatccaattcaaataatcttaaattatatatcaatttttatttgatGCATTGATAACTTATAAATTTCTATATAATAGCCAACCGTATGATACATCcatactaaaataaattattctaaaattactaaaaataaatgagaaaataaattattttaacttcctatacttttaaatgttaaaatttcaatcaattgaagattttttctgttaaaattaAGGTCAATTGTTAAATGGTAATGGTTACCTTTTTGTGTTATTTTCATAACATGGCATGGCCATGGAAGGATTGTGACACAtggtgaaaattaattttttattaaaaataataaaattataatcattataaaaatatacaaaaatattttaaaaattacaaaaaaattaattgaaaatatagaaaagtgcacaaaaatgataaaattattataaataaaaataaaaattatataaattgcaaaaagaaaatattgtaaaaaatatgaaaaatatttaaaaatatagaaaataataaattttaataaattagtaaaaattacaaaatattataaaaaagcataaaaattataaaaaaactttaaaaatataagaCAAACTAAGGTCGGAAAATAAGTTGAGAAGTCATGTGACAATTAAGGTTGtatataaattgatatattttttattttttaaaattttctattatttttgaatatttgtttttcaaattttatagattttttttgcatgtttataattttatagttgttttattttttatggtttttaaatgaaaatatcaattttttggTTATGTGACATAATCTTAATGTACCACATGatgaaaataatctaaaaaaaatagtaatagacttacctaattgaaattttaatgtttaaaacctcaattgagttaaaaaaatataaaaattgaattgattattttcaaaaatttcaaatgtttcaaaacctttattttattatataatatgatttatatattattctcAATGTATactaataatatatcaaatatagaTTATAAACACACGTGAAAATGAATAACTTACATTAATTTCCACTTACATGACTTTTTACAGGATGTTTAAACATTGTTTAAAATCTACTTTTTGaatcatcaattaaaatataattcataatgaaaaggatttaaaaatatagtttataattaatttgatttagttgaaattaattaactgaattattcatttaaccaaaatttcttgcatattcaaaattaatttattttaattatatttaaattgacaatgtattttaagttaaaatatatatttaggaCAATGAATTAAACAGAAAGTgaccaaattaataaaagttGATTCATTTGACTAATTATAGCATTTTCATTGAATGGAATATGTTTGTAGGTTTCAATCCAAATCCTCTGCCTCCtcaacctcttcaaccttttctAGAGGTATAATGCATTtacctccttttttttttttctagaggtattattgataaattgtgtaaataaattattttagtataccaaaaagaattaaattttaataaaaaatattagctttattattaaaagttttaattcaAATTATCTAATCCTTATTAAGATTCACgtttcaattttaattatctttatcaaattaaatgtcaaaattcttttcatttagagcgttatttcaaattttatttgtgATAACTGtttcttatttaataattttacaggGTTTGATATTGAATCGATTAGCTGCACTTGCCGAGATACATGacatatcaaaatatttatgttgtaaatacaaACTTTCATTCGCTTTAACATGGGTTGCTAAGGTTAACAATATGAATGAAACTATCTCGGATCCAAACAAGAAACATACTTTTTTTATCCAAAGTAATTCTTGTTATGtgaaagatagaaaattttatgattttttgtttgtttctgaAGACATGATTATTGAGAAAGCATTTGAATCAAGGAACGGCTACCATTTTGAACCATCTCTTACTAAGGCAGAAAACTATAGATATTTCTCGTTAGAGTATTATAACATAGATGCTGCTGTTGCCATCTGTCTACAAAATCGTCACACAAGTGATGAAATTTATGTCGTAGAATTTTATTGGCCTCCAACTGAGAGTGAAATATCAAAATCTATAGTTCTTCGTATCTTCGATGACTTGAAACATATGAAGACAACGTTTGTAACGGTAAAAGTTCAAGGCCCCGAAATTAAGTTCCAAGAAGAagccatttcaagcattcctatATCTTCAAACACAGCAATGCCTTTGAAAATAACTGAAGAAGCAAGTGACATTTTTGCAATAGAAATAAATGCGCATATTGAGCAGGTAAATACATATTCTTATATTATTTCAACACTGAATTAATTATGGGTTAGCATTTATGGTTCTAATATGATAATAACATTTGCTCTAAGAAGGGGTGGTTCCTAATTTTGACTCTCTCATTTCTATACATTCTTCATCAAAGGTTGTTGCAGCTCCTTTTAACACACTAGAAGGGCCTTATAACAAGGTCATTATTTATTCTTCCTTGTTAATGTCATAGACTGGAAATCTAGTTTTTCTTTAACCTAATCAGTTCCATAGAAACCCATAAGGAAAAACTTACATCAAGAATGCagcttaataaattaatttcacaGTAAATCTAGTTACCTTTTTTACAATATTGTGGAATATCCTTTCAACATCGTATTCATATTTTCTgcttaaatattgtatatatatgtagtatCAAATAGATTTTCCCTTTGgataaaatattgaaatcataTAAAGTAATATACATGATTTATTATTCTCATTTTTCATAGATTATTTTCAATGATGACTCTCAGATTGTGGAAACAAAACGAAACAAACAGAGAAAGTCGTGGTCAAAGGTTTGGGTGGACTTTGATAAGGTTGAAGAGGATGGAAAACAAGTAGCCAAATGTAAACACTGCCCCAAGGTGCTTACAGGGTCAAGTAAGAGTGGAACCACACACTTGAATAACCACTCGAAAGTATGTCCcggtaaaaaaaaacaaaatcaagaaAGCCAGTTGATAATTTCAGTTGATACCAATGAAAGAAGCTCAACGTTTGATCAAGAAAGGAAAAAACAAAATCAAGAAAGCCAGTTGATACTTCCAGTTGATACCAATGAAAGAAGCTCAAAGTTTGATCAAGAAAGGAGTCACTTGGATCTTGTGAAAATGGTTATTAGGCATCAGTATCCATTAGATCTGGCTGGTCAAGAAGCCCTCGAGAATTTTGTGAAAGGTTTGCAGCCAATGTATGAGTTTCAATCAAGAGATAAATTGTTATCTGACATACATCGCATCTATAATGAAGAGAGAGAGAAACTTCAGTTGTATTTTGATCAGCTTGCTTGCAAATTAAATTTGACAGTAAGTTTGTGGAAGAACAATCATGGAAAGACTGCATATTGTTGTTTGATAGCACATTTTATTGATGATGGTTGGGAACTAAAGATGAAGACTCTTGGTTTGAGAACTTTGGAGCATATCAATGACACAAAAGCTGTTGGTGGGATTATTCAGAGCTTAGTTTCGGAGTGGAATATAGGCAGTAAAGTATGTTCCATAACTGTGGATAACTCTTTTTTGGATGACAGTATGGTTCAACAGATAAAAGAAAATTGTCTCAGTAATCTAGTCTCCCTTTCTTCAACTCATTGGTTCATCAATTGCACTCTTCTTGAGGACGGGTTTCGTGAGATGGATGACCtactttttaatttaaagaaGTCCATTGAATATGTCACTGAAACAAAACATGGAAGATTGAAATTCCAAGAAGCTGTAGATCAAGTGAAGCTACAAGATGGGAAATCATGGGATGATCTTTCTCTCAAGCTGGAATCAGACTTTGGCATACTTGATAGTGCTTTGAGATCAAGAGAAATCTTTCGTAAACTGGAGCAAATTGATGGCAATTTTAAACTAAACCCATCAACGGAGGAATGGGAGAATGCAGCAGCTCTACAGAGTTGTTTGAGATGCTTTGATGATATCAAAGGAACTCAATCCCTTACTGTAAGCTTGTACTTTCCAAAGCTTTGTCACATATACATGAAATTTCTTCAGTTGGAAAAAATCAATCCTTCATTTGTTACATTGATGAAGAGGAGATTCGACCACTATTGGAGATTATGCAATTCGGCATTAGCTGTTGCATCTGTTCTTGATCCaaggttaaaatttaaagttgtggagttctcatatatattgatttatgGCCATGATAGTAAGGTGCCATTGAACACGTTTCGTGAAGTTCTTACGAATGTCTACAATGAGTATGCCAATGAAACCAAAAATCAAACCATATCAGCTTCAGTCTTGGATGATACCAATTGGCTTGGAAATAATTCTATTTGGGACTCCTTCAGTAAATTTGTAACTGCAAGCAACTTTAATGAGGCCACATCGAAGTCAGAGCTTGAGCTTTACTTAGATGAACCTTTACTTCCCAGGATGGAGCAATCATTGACATACTTGGTTGGTGGTGTGATAAATCTCAAAAGTTTCCAATACTTGCAAAGATGGCTCGAGATTTCCTCGCTATTCCGGTATCAATTTTCACATCGTGTTCAAATATTAAGGCCACGATCAATAATCGAGCCTACAATATCTTGAATCCTGAGAGCATGGAAGCTTTGGTATGCAGTGAAAACTGGTTGGAATCTCCAAAAGGAAGTAAGTCTTTACTCTTAATTTGTTTAGATCCGTCAATTTATATTTTCCTACACTTCATTTAGGGTCTACTCTGTTGTTTAGTATTACATTATCTTATCACTTAACAGTGTTGATTTGCTATCACAGATGATGGAGAAAATCATGAACCCACACAAACTACGGTAGGCATTGTACATAAATTATGATTAGAAGTTGTCtccattgaattttttttcatatgcCTTGAAAACTGAATTACCTTAATGCATTTTCATTTCATAGGATAAAGGAAAAAGGAAGCTGGATGAAGACACTTGTGTCAGAAAAAAATCCAAACCTTCGAATTGTGAGAAAGCTATTAGTACCGAAGATAATGCCAAAGATTTCAACAACAATGGTAATTGATctatacttattattattaactaCTATGTTACTCAAACTCGAATGTCAATGTTAATATGAAATTGGAAAGGCTTAAATTATTAAGCAAAGCTTTTCGTTACAGAATTTAATCATGGAAGAAACTTTAAGAACGTAAATGAAATTTCGAGTGATGATTCATCATCCGACTTTGATCAATCAGATCAAGTTCAGAGCTCATCTTCCGAGTCTGATGATGAAACAACATTAAAGGAGCAGGGGCAATGGTGTGAACAGGTTCATACGTCATTTCTTTGGTTATATAtatgttgggtatgggtcccactatgtgggaaacccatattttatgccataatgttttgtcccttctttggttttgtcaaaaaaaGCCATTTTGGGTTTTTTAACGGGTGTTGGGCAAAAATTTTAGCAGAGAGCtaaagaaaaatagagagaaagagaataaaaaaaaatcagattttcaagcttggtgcagcagtgatcaactcttcgatcgaaggtccatccgtggttcgattgagctgatttttggacagcagctaggtgataaggtgttcttgactttgtacggtcggatttttcatccgagtcttgtagcgtcggaaatacccatttttcagcagctacgtttttggtgatgttctctcatttttctctcttttgctaaagattacatgttgttagccttgtcggtgttgaatgcttgttgtaggcttgatattgtgatcttgtagttgaacatttgatgatagtggagctctttatcggactctaaagtcccgtggtttttacccttaatttagaagggttttccacgtaaaaatatcggtgtctctatttatttttgttgtggttgcattagttgatttgtggttgattaaggttgctagagaacatatcttgtgctattgtgcttgccataatttttacaggagttataaggagagaaagaacaccggttgtgctttcgctttgtttcggttgttcggtttcttcccaacaaactggtaccagagcttggttattgtgtcagataattatggaaattaatacgagcaagatgattatgttgaatggcacaaattatcaactttggcggaataaaatgaaggacttgttgtttgtgaaggctttgcatcttccggtctttactactcaaaacccgattcgaaaagtgatgaagaatgggaatttgagcatcaacaagtgtgtggctttattcggcaatttgttgaagaaaatgtttacaatcacattgatcaggagacacatgctcgaacattgtgggagaagcttgaaagcttgtatgcttcgaggtcgggcaataacaagttatttttgctgaagaaaatgatggcgctgaaatataaagaaggaatgtctatagctgaccatgttagtgaatttcagagtatgatgaatcagttgcttggtatgggtgtcaaatttgatgacgagattttaggactttggttgcttgctactctaccagactcttgggagacctttcgagtctcactcattaattctgccccacagggtattattactttggatttggctaagagtggtgtgttgaatgaagaggttagaagaagatctcagggttctacatcacagtccgaggtgttggttatcgagaacagggggagaaacagagacaaagatggaaagggtagagataaaagccgaagcaagtcaagatcgagatacaagaatcttgagtgtcatcattgtggtaagaaaggccatatcaagaaatattgcttcaagtggaagaaagagaacaaaagtggtggtgataaacacgaccggaatgacgatgaaaaattcgagcgtgttgctactgttactcgtgaagatttgttagttatttgtgatcagaatttggtcaacctagcatgcgacgagactagttgggtgattgatactggtgcatcacttcatgtcacgtcgaggaaggaattcttcacatcttatactcctggtgattttggggtattgaagatgggtaatgatggtttggtttcggttattggtatgggagatgttagcttggtaagtaacaatggaacaaagttaactctcaaggatgtcagacatgcaccggatgtccgtttgaatttgatttctgcaggaaaacttgatgatgagggattctgtaacactttcagtgaagggcagtggaagctgactaaaggctccttggttgtggctcgaggaaagaagagctcaaatttgtacttgatgcaagctttgacttctcgagagacggtgaatgtgacactgaatgacaactcaactgagttgtggcataaacgactcagtcacatgagtgagaaggggcttaactgtttagcgaagaagaatcaactttcaggtttaaagaatgctacactgaagaattgtgctcattgtctagcaggaaagcagaaaagagtttcatttagaagccatcctcctcataggaaatcagagttgctagagttggtccattcagatgtttgtggtccgataaaagtaagatcacatggtggtgcactttactttgtgactttcattgatgattgttcaagaaagctatgggtttacactttgaagtctaaaaatcaagtctttgaggtgtttaaacagtttcaagcatcagttgaaagggaaactgggaagaagttgaagtgcattcgtactgataatggtggcgagtacacagggtcgtttcatgagtattgtctgcgacagggaatcagacatcagagaacaccaccaaagactccacagttaaatgggttagct contains the following coding sequences:
- the LOC107906102 gene encoding uncharacterized protein, translating into MARDFLAIPVSIFTSCSNIKATINNRAYNILNPESMEALVCSENWLESPKGNDGENHEPTQTTDKGKRKLDEDTCVRKKSKPSNCEKAISTEDNAKDFNNNEFNHGRNFKNVNEISSDDSSSDFDQSDQVQSSSSESDDETTLKEQGQWCEQDVRVYLVSNFTNKDYERLDKLERKKLNRKSLGRGKELNLTGDKLEPLLMVPRSTETQKSTILMKLSLMLFSNCLRRDLVNFQKHTSITIHLTLKQRIS